One Primulina huaijiensis isolate GDHJ02 chromosome 8, ASM1229523v2, whole genome shotgun sequence genomic region harbors:
- the LOC140982051 gene encoding uncharacterized protein — MTTPRAPTQETPFNLVYGSEAVLPVEIGQSSVRVESYLENNDQSWAIELDLVEKKRERAMVQMKAYWGRVMKSYNKRVRIRDFQIGDLVMKRLNPTGDVGKLEARWERPFKITRKVSSGAF; from the coding sequence ATGACTACACCACGAGCTCCCactcaagaaactcctttcaatTTGGTCTATGGTTCTGAAGCAGTATTACCTGTGGAAATTGGGCAATCTTCCGtccgggtagaatcttacctGGAAAATAATGATCAAAGCTGGGCAATTGAACTAGATCTGGTGGAAAAGAAAAGAGAGCGGGCAATGGTTCAGATGAAAGCTTATTGGGGCCGGGTTATGAAATCATACAATAAACGAGTCCGGATCCGGGACTTTCAGATAGGAGATTTAGTCATGAAAAGATTAAATCCAACCGGAGATGTAGGCAAGTTAGAAGCTCGATGGGAAAGACCTTTTAAAATTACTCGGAAAGTTAGCTCGGGAGCCTTTTAA
- the LOC140982232 gene encoding NAC domain-containing protein 83-like, with protein MDHKLNFGRLPPGFRFHPTDEELVVQYLKRKVLSYPLPASIIPEVDVCKFDPWDLPGGSEQERYFFSTREVKYPNGNRSNRATSSGYWKATGVDKQIVGSRSGHQPVGMKKTLVFYRGKPPKGGRTDWIMHEYRLIDDQSSDPQTKLSAQENWVLCRIFLKRRNKSDGDVATGPVFFDFMARERADLNLLPASSSSGSSGITEISKNQETDDHEESSSCDTLPNTFRRKPGP; from the exons ATGGATCATAAGCTCAACTTTGGGAGATTGCCTCCTGGTTTCAGATTTCACCCAACGGACGAAGAGCTTGTGGTACAATACTTGAAGCGCAAAGTGCTGTCCTATCCTTTACCTGCTTCAATTATCCCTGAAGTTGACGTTTGCAAGTTTGATCCTTGGGATTTGCCTG GTGGTTCTGAGCAAGAGAGATACTTTTTCAGCACCAGAGAGGTCAAGTATCCAAATGGGAATCGATCGAACCGGGCCACGAGTTCGGGGTACTGGAAGGCAACCGGTGTAGACAAGCAAATCGTGGGTTCCAGAAGCGGCCACCAGCCTGTTGGGATGAAAAAAACTCTAGTTTTCTACAGGGGGAAGCCTCCAAAGGGGGGCAGAACTGATTGGATCATGCACGAATATCGCCTCATCGACGATCAAAGCTCTGACCCACAAACCAAACTTTCAGCACAG GAAAATTGGGTTCTCTGTAGAATATTTTTGAAGAGGAGGAACAAGAGCGATGGTGATGTTGCGACGGGGCCGgttttctttgattttatggCCCGGGAGAGGGCTGATTTGAACCTACTCCCGGCTTCATCATCCTCCGGTTCAAGTGGGATCACAGAGATCTCGAAAAACCAAGAAACGGATGATCATGAAGAAAGCAGTAGCTGCGATACTCTGCCCAACACTTTCAGAAGGAAGCCAGGcccttaa